The nucleotide window CTTATCACCGAGCTAAGAAAGCATGCAAGCAGTAACAATAAATAACAAGTCAAAGCACATGGACGCCGCTCCAGGTCGCCCATTTTTGCGGCGTTATGCGCTATTGAGATCGAGCAATGAGTGAAGGAATGAATGTAGATGTAATGTCCATACTTATAGAAAAGGACAAGGAAAGTGAGGATTATGTAGATTATTTCTATGCGTCCAATATCTACACAAAAGACCCTCGTGGCAATAGCAGAAATATATGTCTTGGAAACGTGCGTGGTTTGTTCAGAATTACAAAAGTTGATCTTGAAGCACATCTACTATTACCTATTGAGCATGACAGTAAAAACGGCTGTTTTCTTAAGGCATCAAGAAAAGTAATAAAGCAATTTAAGACAAATAATAAGTTTCCAAATAAAACGAGCTTTCAATCTGGATAAATAGCGTAACAAGCGTATGTTAGCCGCTCTTGTGGGGCTGGGATAGTCTTCGCGTCGCTCAGCCCACCCCTAATACTGGCGTTATGTTTACTAGAGCTAATTTGCAATGAATAAAATAATACCTAAGTTACATTTAGTATGTGCACTTGTGGCATGTTCGATTGTCTTTGTGCTTGCTCTGCAATACTGGTACTTCAATATATCTTCTATATCGCTCTTATTTTCTGAAAATATTGAAATAATAGTGAGGTTAATGCTAAGTGTAGTAGGCGTCGTGTTGTTTTTAAAGAGAAACAAATTTTCCCAATGGTTGGGTGCTTTGTTATGCATATATTGGGCTATTGGTTATCTATTCATAATAGAGATGCAATTAGAGAATGATGGTGTTTTTTATCAGTGGAACTGGATCGGCTTTTTAATGTTTGTATCATGTCTTATTGCTGTTTTGACCCTTTCATTTCCCAGCTGTAGAGCCTTATATGCAATAAAAAAATAACAAATGTGTTATGTTTTCCGAAAAAACTCGGCTGAGACTGGCATTACATTGGCGCTACATGCCAGCCCCATACACAAGCGTTAAGTGTCTCCATGCATGATAGAAATTGTTAAAGAAGTTGGGCTATGGGCAGTACTTTTTATCGGTGCAGTAGTACTAATTGCTCGTGGTTCACAACTATTACTCATGGCCATTATCGGCGACGATGGTTTTGATGAGTATATCTGCGCTAAATTATACAGAGACTCAGGCAATATATTTATTCGTGGTCTTGGAATAACTATGGAATACAGCTCAGAATTAATGCTGTCAATTATTAAGATATTTCCGCTTATTGTTGCTGCATTTTCATCCTTAATTTTGCTGTGGGCACTATATGCAATACAAAACACTTAACAAGTCGTTCAAGCACACTCCGGCCACAAAAGGTGTGGCCTCCACGGGACAGTCAACACTACGTTTCGGCTACCCCTTAGCAAGGCGTTAGGAGTATAGAAGAAAAATGGAATTGCTATTCGTCTTGACACTATTGTTCCCAGTGTTTTTGTTGTCTATTCAAATACCTCTGGTTATAAGTTATTTCGTAGTTCTAAAGCGAAACCAGTGGTTTAAATTAAAACAATTCATATTCATATCTGCTCCAATATCTATCCTTTGCGGTTGGGCGGCTATTCACTATTTTGTCAGTCCGCCTACCGCCAGAAGCGCTATTATCACTATCATATTTTTTGGTGTGTTTGGCGCTGTCAGTGGTTTGTTATGGTGGTATCTTTTAGTTAAACGGGGTTCACATAATGTTCACCCCTAATAAGACCAACATGCTGGCGGAGTTTCATATAAAAGTCCCTACGGAGCGAAGGTGCACTTAAATAATTCAAGTCTTCACTGCTACATAATGAAGCATATCGTTGACGAAGGAAAAGCACCTGAAATCGCCACTATGGCTATAGATTTTGGCGTGTCCACAGGCGATATGGTTCAAGCCCTTAAAGCACTTCAGGATTATCACGGAGTCGTTTTACACCCAGTGTCTTCGGAAGTTTGGGTAATGCACCCGTTTTCTACGGCGCCAACCAATTTCTGGATCAAGTCTGACACTGAGAGCTGGTGGGGCAATTGCGCCTGGTGCTCGCTGGGAGCGGCTGCGTTACTTGATCGCGACTTAACGATAACGACAACGTTGGGTAGTGAGTCCAAACAGGTGGTCATTGAAGTAAAGGGCGGTCAAATAACTCAGCAAAACCTGTTTATCCACTTTCCAGTTCCAATGATTAAGGCGTGGGAGAATGTCGCTTACACGTGCAGCACTATGCTTATGTTCGAGTCAGAGTCTGATATTGATGATTGGTGTGAACGTCACGGCATCGCCAAAGGCGATGTTCAACCAATAAACAAAATATGGGAATTTTCCAAGGTGTGGTACGGAAGCCACCTAAACCCTGATTGGGTTAAGTGGTCGGTGGATGAAGCAAAAGAAATATTTGCACAATTTAAACTCGACCATTCAATATGGAATATGCCGTCTGATGCTGGCAGGTTTTAATGCTAGCTGGAGATTGTTCCTGTAAAACGTTCATAAACCTTTGGAATGCATGTGAAAGTCTCGTCCTTGCTTAAGAAAATCGAGGAGCTTCAAGGTGATACGCCTTGGGGGCATGTTCTGGATGCCGGTACAGGGCCGAAATCCCTTTCTTGGATTAGTCGGCTTCCGAGTCAAAGTTGGACAGCTGTGACCGCTCAGTCTTCCATGGTTGAAAGTGCCCGCGGTGCTTTGCAAGTGCCCCCTCGAGAAACGGATCGGATTGTCCTTGGTAACTGGGTTGATGGCTCGCTCCTTGAAGGGGAACGGTTCGATACGGTGCTTTTGGATTATTTTATTGGATCCATCGATGCGTTTGCGCCGTACTCTCAGGAAGCTCTGCTTCATCGTATTGCTGCGAGTGTACGCGGCACGCTGTATATCACCGGTCTTGAACCCTATGTCCCCGTCGTAGTTGACGAAGAAGTTGGCTCTTTTGTGGGTGATTTGGCTCGGCTTCGGGATGCTTGTATGCTGCTGGCTCGGGATCGCCCGTATAGAGAGTACCCGTCTTCGTGGGTTGCGGCGCAGCTTCGCCAGATTGGCTTCACAGTGACTCATACCAAGTACTTTTCTATTCGCTACCGTCACCGATTTCTCTCCAGTCAGCTGCAGATCTGCGAGGATCGTGTAACGCGTTTCACCGATCCCGATCTGGCAGCGGCCATGGGTAAACACATCGCTCAAATGCGCCACAGAGGTGAGCTGCTTATTGAGCGCAACGATGGATTACGTTACGGCCGAGATTATCTGATACGGGCTGTTCCCGGTTAATAGGGGGTAAAAAGTGATTATTAACTACCAAGAATACCAAGATCAGCTTCCGCTTCCTGCGACCGACAAATGGAAAGAAGGGGTCTGGGATATGGAGGCGTTCAAAAATGGCAGTATGTCTCTCATCTACTTCGCCCCACAAGGTAATGACTATCAAACGCCACATGATCAGGATGAGCTGTATATTGTTCTTGAGGGCAGTGGAAAGATCGAAATAGACGGTGTTGTCGCCTGTTTTGAAAAAGGGTCTTCGATCTTTGTGGCTGCAGGGCAAGAACATAGGTTCTTGGGCGAGCTCTCTGGCTTAAAAATGTGGGCAATATTTTGGGGGCCGAAAGGTGGTGAGTCCGATGCCTAGCAACCATTTTGAACCTCACCAGGCTTTGGGCATCTATTTAGGTTGTGATGGGGCCGCTGTTCCAGCGCCTCCTGCCTTTTTAGCCGGATTGAGGGAGTGATAACTATGAGACTGTTTGTCGCCTTTGTGTTGTTTGCCGTAATGCCATTATTGTCAGTGGCTGAAAACCGAGTTGCTCTACCCAGCGACTACCGCGAGAGTTTTGTCGAATATCTATCTTTGGATCGAGTTCAAAACCTCGATCAGTTTATGCGCTTGTTTGCGAACGACATCGCTATGCAAGGGCGAGATGAGAACGGTTTACTGCCCGATGGGGCGGTTATTGTTGCCGAAGTTTATTCTGTGCAAAAGAATGAGGATGGCACGGTAAAAACCAGTGAATTGGGTCGTAGAATTAAGGATCAGTTAATTTCCATCGCAGTGATGGAAAAGCAGGCTGAGTTTGGTCAGTCGCCCAGCTCCGTTATTAAAACCGGTAACTGGGATTTCGGGTCCTACAAGCCCAATGGTGAGGCCGCAGCAAAAAATCTGAACGAATGCCGGGCCTGCCACGCGCCTCTAAAAGAGAAGGATTTTATGTTTTCCATTGAGCACCTTCCGGGCAAATAATGGTTAGAAGCCAATATTCGTTGCCTTACTTGGGGCCACTCATAGCATGACAACTGTCTTTTTCTATGGCTTGTTTATGGATGAACATCTTTTGAAGCAGAAGGGGCTTAACCCCGAAAGCATCCGGCTTGCTTGCTTGGACGGTTATCAATTACGGATTGGGGAGCGAGCCACATTGGTGCCACACCGAGGCATGAGCTCTTATGGGGCGGTTATGAGGTTGAGCCAGCGGGAGCTGGAACAGCTCTACAGCAGTGATGGCGTTGAGGACTATGTACCAGATTCTGTGCAAGTGCGTGTAATCAACGATGAGCTCGTTGACGCCGTTACTTATGTGTTGCCCATAGAACGAATATTGGGCAGTAACAGTGAATACGCAGTAAAGCTCGCCCACACGGCCGAGGCGCTGGGGCTTCCAAGTGCCTACGTTGATGAGATAAAGGGTTGGACCTGAATGGCCAGTAAAAGCCACGGTAGTGCTATATCTAAAATTGACCTGCACGAGAAACTGGCTCTTTTCGATGACTTGTGGTCACCCAGGATCGTCGCTCAAAGTAACGGCCAGTTGGTAAAGCTGGCAAAAGGCAGCGGTGAACTGGTGTGGCATGTTCACGAGCAGGAAGATGAGTTATTTCTGGTGTTGAAGGGGCAGTTGACCATCAAACTTCGTGATGGGGAGGTCGTATTGCTGCCCGGTGATTTGTTCGTTGTCCCTAAGGGGGTGGAGCACTGCCCGGTTGCTGAACCTGATACCCATTTTATGCTGATTGAGCCAAAAACGACGCAGCACACGGGTCGTCAACAGGTGGAGCAAACGGTTGCTGTGGATCAGCAACCCTGGATTTAGCCTGCCTTTAAAAGTGGCTTTCTAACGGACAGCTAACCGAGGTGCATTGCAGGGATTGCCTATTGGCTCAGGTCGACAAGGGTTCGGCCTTGCACTTTGCCTTGCAGTATCCAATTTATGTGTTGTTCCAAGTCCGACAGTGGTACTCGCTGACACAGGCTCATTATTGAATCCGGCTTCCACTCCGCAGATAACAGTTGCCAGATGGCTTTGCGCAAATGCATAGGGCAATCTTGCGAATCGATACCTATCAGGGAAATACCTCGTAAAATAAACGGGAATACAGTCAGCGACAGGTTGGGAGAAGCGGCTAACCCGCAACAGGTAATAATGCCGTTGGCTTTAAGCGACTTAATCAAGTTTTCCAAAATCGGGCCACCGACAGTATCAATGGCCCCGGCAAAGCGGGCCTTCAGCATTGGGCGGGCGTCTTCATCGCTCAATTCCTCACGAGGGATCACTTCGCTGGCCCCAAGTTGCTTGAGGAATTCGCCACTTTTCCCTGAGATAGCCGTTACCTGGTAACCCAGTTTCGCCAATATGGCTACGGCCAGTGAACCAACCCCACCGCTGGCGCCAGACACGGCGATAGCGCCGTCTTGTGGTGTCAGGGTGCTGGTGATGTGGCGCACACACATGCCAGCAGTCAGGCCAGCAGTGCCCAATACCATGGCCTCCTTGGCATCGAGTTCATTGGGCAGTGGCAGTGCCCAAGAAGCAGGTACGCGAATGTATTCGCCAAAGCCGCCATCGGTTTCCATGCCCAGGTCGTAGCTGGTGACTATAACCGCGTCGCCGCTGGTAAATCGGTTGCTGTCGCTTTGTTCCACAACACCGACGGCATCAATGCCGGGCACATGGGGGTAGTTACGGGTAACGCCCTTGTTACCGGTGGCCGACAGGGCGTCTTTGTAGTTCAAAGAAGAGTAATTGACTCGTACCAGCAGTTCGTCGTTCAGCGGCTCGGCCATTAACGTTTGCAGCGAGCGCTGCTGTATCGAACGAACAAAGTGGCCATTTTTTTCTTCAACCACCAAGGCACGGTAGGTGTCGGCCATTAGGTTACCCGTTGCCCTGGCACCGCACCGGAGTCTGGCGTCAGCAGATAAATGCCCTTGTTGTCACCGGCTGCCAGCACCATGCCTTCGGACAGTCCAAAGCGCATTTTCCGTGGTGCCAAGTTGGCGACCATCACCGTCAAACGGCCTTCCAGGTCTTCCGGTTTGTAGCTGGATTTAATGCCGGAAAATACGTTGCGGGTTTTGCCTTCGCCAATATCCAGAGTCAGCTGCAGCAGTTTGTCGGCACCTTCCACATGGTCGGCTTTGACGATTTTGGCGACGCGCAAATCCACTTTAATAAAGTCATCAAAATTGATTTCGGTAGCCAGGGGTTCGTCGGCTAATGGACCTTCCTGAGGCGCAACATTAGTGGGTGCCGCTGCAGCGGCTGCTTGTTCTTTTCCGGCTTCCACGATGGCGTTTACCTTGTCTTTTTCGATGCGTTGCATCAGCGGTTTGAATTTATTAATAGTATGGCCCAGCAGCGGATGTAAGGGGGCCGCCCAGCTGAGTGGGCTGTTTAAAAACGCTTCTGCTTGTTCGGCCATCGCCGGCAGTACCGGCTTCAGGTAAAGCATCAGGGTGCGGAACAAGTTGATACCCAATGAGCAGATGCCCAGTACTTCGTCGCCTTTGCCGTCTTCCTTGGCCAGCTTCCAGGGTTCTTTGGCGGCGATGTATTCGTTGGCTGCGTCTGCCAGGGTCATGACTTCGCGCATGGCTTTGCCGAATTCGCGGTTTTCGTAGTGTTCGGCGATTACGGGTTCCGCATCTACAAATTTTTGCCACAGCTGTGGCTCGACGATTTGGTCAGCCAAAACCCCGCCGGATTTTTTCACAAAACCGGCGCAACGGCTGGCGATGTTCACTACTTTGCCCACCAGGTCGGAATTGACCCGCTGCACAAAGTCGTCCAGATTTAAGTCCAGGTCGTCTACGCTGTTGGTGAGCTTGGCGGCGTAGTAGTAGCGCAGGGGTTCCGCAGGCAGATGATCCAGGTAAGTGCGGGCGTTAATAAAAGTGCCTCGGGACTTGGACATTTTTTTGCCGTTGACGGTGACAAAACCGTGGGCATTCACTTTAGTGGGTGTGCGGAACTGGGCGCTGTTGAGCATCGCGGGCCAGAACAGGGCGTGGAAGTTGATAATGTCTTTGCCGATAAAGTGGTACAGCTCAGCCTCGGAATCCTTGCCCCAGTATTCGTCGAAGTCCAGGCCTTGCTTCTCGCAGAGCACTTTAAAACTGGCCATATAACCGATGGGGGCGTCCAACCATACATAGAAGTATTTGCCCGGCGCATCGGGGATTTCAAAGCCGAAGTAGGGAGCATCGCGGCTGATATCCCATTCCTGTAATCCAGATTCCAGCCACTCGCCCAGTTTATTGGCTACTTCTTCCTGCAGGTGTCCAGCGCGGGTCCAGTCTTCCAAAAATGCTTCAAATTCCGGCAGTTTGAAAAAGTAATGAGTGGATTCCTTTTCGATGGGTGTGGCACCAGAAATGGCAGACACCGGGTTGATCAATTCCGTGGGCGAATAGGTGGCGCCGCAGGCTTCGCAGTTGTCGCCGTACTGATCTTCGGTTTTGCATTTGGGGCAGGTGCCTTTGATGTAGCGCTCTGCCAGAAACAGGCCCTTCTCCGGGTCGAAGGCCTGTTTGATCTCGCGCTTGGCGATATGACCGTTATCCCGTAAGCGGGTGTAAATCAGGCTCGACAGCTCGCGGTTCTCCTCTGAGTGAGTAGAGTGGTAGTTGTCGAAGGCGATCTGAAAATCCCCAAAATCCTTCAGGTGTTCTTGTTTGATATTGGCAATGTGTTCTTCGGAACTGATGCCCAGCTGCTCGGCCTTCAACATAATGGAAGTGCCGTGGGCATCGTCGGCGCAAACGTAGTAACATTCGTGGCCGCGCAGGCGCTGGAAGCGGGTCCAGATATCGGTCTGGATGGCTTCCATCATATGGCCAAGGTGAATAGAACCGTTGGCGTAGGGCAGGGCGCTGGTAACGAGGATTTTGCGGCGGTCGGACATTGCGGGGTGATTTCTCTGTACGGTTGGAAAGACGCGCAACTATACCGTTTTTGCTGGCGATTTTCAGGTGTTGAGTATAGGTGATGAGTGATTTCCCCGAGGGGTTGAAAGCGGTAAAACACATTGTGGCGGTGGCGTCCGGCAAAGGCGGTGTGGGCAAGTCCACCACGGCAGTCAATTTGGCGCTGGCGCTTCAAGCCGAAGGCGTGGCTACCGGGTTGCTGGATGGGGATATCTACGGCCCCAGTATTCCGCTGATGCTGGGTGTCAGTGAAGGCACTCGGCCGGGTACTGCAGGTGGTAACCAGTTGCTGCCAGTTGAAGCCCATGGCCTTAAAACTATGTCTCTTGGCTACCTGTTGGAAGATAAGGCCCCCGCCGTATGGCGTGGCCCCATGGCCAGCGGTGCGCTGCAGCAAATGCTGATGCAAACTCAATGGGGTGAACTGGATTGTCTGGTGGTTGATATGCCGCCGGGTACCGGTGATATTCAACTGACCCTCGCTCAGAAAGTGTCGGTGGCGGGTGCGGTGATTGTGACTACCCCTCAGGATATTGCCCTTCTGGACGCTGAAAAAGGCATCGAGATGTTTCGCAAGGTCAATATCCCGGTGATCGGCGTGGTGGAAAATATGGCTCTGCACATTTGCAGTCAATGCGGCCACAGCGAGCCTGTTTTTGGTGAGGGTGGCGGTGAGCGCATCGCTCGAGATTACCAAACCCAACTGCTGGGCTCACTGCCATTGGATCGCACCATCCGCGAGCAGGTGGATGGCGGCAACCCCACTGTGGTGGCAGAACCGGATGGGCAGGTGGCGGCAATCTACCGCGATATTGCTCGCAAGGTGGTGGCTCAGTTGCAGCAGACAGACAGTGCCATACCGGAAATTGAAATAGAGTAAATTAGAAACTGAACAGATTGAACAGCATGTTTTTTTGGGAACTATAAACGATGAGTATCAAAGCAGATAAATGGATCACCCGGATGGCCGCTGAGCACGGCATGATCGAGCCGTTTCAGCCGGGCCAAGTGCGCGAACCCAACCCGGGGCAGGACAAGGTGATCTCTTATGGGGTATCCAGCTACGGCTACGATGTGCGCTGCTCGGATGAATTCAAAATTTTCACCAATGTCCACTCTGCAACGGTGGACCCGAAACATTTCGACCCCAACAGTTTTGTGGATGTAAAAGCCGACCACTGCATTATCCCGCCCAACTCGTTTGCTTTGGCCAGGACGGTTGAGTACTTTCGTATTCCCCGCAATGTGCTGACTATCTGCCTGGGTAAGTCCACCTACGCCCGCTGCGGTATTATCGTTAATGTCACGCCGCTGGAGCCGGAGTGGGAAGGCCACGTTACTCTGGAGTTTTCCAACACCACTAACCTGCCTGCCAAAATTTACGCCAACGAAGGTGTGGCACAAATGTTGTTTTTCGAATCTGATGAAGTTTGTGAAACTTCCTACCGCGACCGCGGTGGCAAGTATCAGGGCCAGACTGGGGTGACCCTGCCTAAGGCATAATATTAAATGGCTGCGGGCAACGAGCTACTGGCCGCGTGCAGATCGGGTTTGATTTTATGTGTCGACCCTGTAATTCGGACTAAATAAGTGCGGCCTACAGGGTGCGTAGGGTCAAATCTCCGCTCGGTCTGCTCGTGGCGCGCGGCTCGTTGCCCGTAGCTGTTAATCAATCTTCCTGACAATCAAACCACCCACCCCCAAGCCATTTTGCAGGCGTATTGCCGCTTGCTCCGCAGCTCCTTGGCTATTGTAGCCGTAGGCTCGAATGCGGTACAGGGTGCGCCCTTGGGAGGGGTAGGGTTCCACTTTTGCGTCTGCGCCCAGAGCGCTGGCTTTGCCCGCGAGCTTGAGGGCGTTGCCGCGGTTGGACAGGGAAGCGATATTAATCACCCAGCCGTTGGGTTTTGGGGCCGCTTCAGCCGGTGCTTTTGCCACTGGGCTTGGTGTTTGTTTGGCGGTTGTGGTTGCTTGAAGCTGCTTTTGCAGTTGATCCACACGCTGCTGTAACTGCGCCATTTCGTCTTTGAGTGGCTGGTTGTTTGCTGCTGGCGCGACGGGTCTTTGAAGCTTCTGAATACGATTTTCCACAGCCTGAAGATTGTTCTCCAGGCGCGACAAGCGCAGGTCTGAACCCTCTGAGTTGCTGTCTACAGAAGTCGGTTGTTGTTGCAGTCGGGTGACTTCGCTGGTCAGCTCGACCAGGCGATTTTCTACGCCAGATAGCTGAATCATGCTCCAGGCGGCCAGTAATACAGCCATCGCCAACAGTGCCCACAACGTGAGATTGCCTACACCAATAGCTGGCTGTTGGCGCCGAGCGAATTCCGGGGGTGGCGGTGCTTGTCGCTGGCTTGAAGGCTGCTGAACCGGGGCTTCTCTGGATGGTATTTCATCGCTTTGTGGCCGGGGCTGCCTGGGTGGCTTGGCTGCCGTATTTGCTGTTGCTCTAAGGTTTGTCTGTTGTGGATCGCGTTTTGAGCTGATTGTTGCCTCAGATGGTGCAGGCTTGGCCGGCTGTGGCGCTTTGATTTTTGACGCTTGCGGTGCGTTGCCGGTTTTGGTCTCCGCCGTCTTTTCAGTCTTCTGGGTGGTTAGCTTGCTTGTGTCTACGCCGGCCAGAAACGGGTTGTTCGATTTATCAATCTTCTTGTGGGAATCACTGGGCCCTTGGCGGTTGCTCTGATTATCGGCAAATGGGTTGCGTGATTCCGCTTTCGGTGGTGTTTCTGGTTTGGCAGGTTGCGATTGGGTCTCTGTGGTGTTGGCCGTTTTGGTGGCATGAGCCGGTCCGTGGTCGCGAATATTTTCCAGGCTGCGGCTCAGGTGGCGATTGCGACTGCTGTCCAGTGGGGTAAATTCGTCGTCCAGTTCATCGTCTTCAAACGGGGTGTCATCTTTGATGTGCGGTTCCAGCCGCTCGTCAGGGTCGGCAAACGGGTTTTTCTGGCGTGAGGCGGCTTTGGATTTGGGCGCTGATACGGCTTGCGTTGTATCGTCGTCAAAAATGCTCATAGAAATTACTCAAAAGAGGTAGTTCAGAAACCGCCATTTATGCCGATAGACCGTATAGCGATAAAAATAAGGTCGCAATTATTGCACATTGGGGGCGACTCACAACCATGTTGGGAGAAATTACGCTCACTGGGCTTAACTCTCAGGGGGCGATAAGCAACCAGCTCCACAATTGGCGTGTGGGGCAGATACTGGAGGCGGTGGTGCTGTCTCGGTCGGCGTCTGAGCGCCTGCAAATACGCATTGGCAATGCTCAGCTGGAGGCGCGCAGCCAGGCGCCGATTCAGGCCGGTGACAGAGTACTGCTGAAAGTGCTGAGCGCTGGCACTTCGCCGACCCTGCAGGTGGTACCGGCCGCTGTGCCCAGTGGCGCTTCAGCGGAGCTGGTTAACCAGGCACTGCGGCAACTGCTACCGCGGCAACTGCCCACAGAGCGGGTACTGAACAATTTGCTGGATATTTTACAGGGCCGGTCTTTGCAGCGCGGTGAGTCGCTGCCGGTTCGAACCCAGGGTTTGATCGAAACCGTGCTGTCGCGTATCCCCCGTGGGGAAAAGCTGGCGGATTCTGCGCGTTTGCAGCAGTTGGTGTTGGAATCTGGGTTGTTTCATGAACAGGGTAAACAGCGCCCCAACTCAGGCAGCGGGCAAGATATCAAGCAAGCCTTGGTTCAGCTGGCAAAGGAGTTGGCCCGTCAGCGCCCTTCAAGTTCTGAAAATAATGTGGGAAGGGTGACAACTGCACCGCCTGCATCGACGTCACAGGGAGTACCAAGTGCTGGAGGAGTCGCCAGTAATCTGGCCAATGCAACCCCAGCTACGCCCTTGCCCGCAACGGTACAACCGCCTAAATCTGCTGCAACGGGTGTTGCCAGTCGCTCGGAAAGTCATGGGCAGCAGGGCATAAAACCGTTACCGCAAGTGCCAGTGCCCGCAAAGCCT belongs to bacterium SCSIO 12696 and includes:
- a CDS encoding flagellar hook-length control protein FliK, translating into MLGEITLTGLNSQGAISNQLHNWRVGQILEAVVLSRSASERLQIRIGNAQLEARSQAPIQAGDRVLLKVLSAGTSPTLQVVPAAVPSGASAELVNQALRQLLPRQLPTERVLNNLLDILQGRSLQRGESLPVRTQGLIETVLSRIPRGEKLADSARLQQLVLESGLFHEQGKQRPNSGSGQDIKQALVQLAKELARQRPSSSENNVGRVTTAPPASTSQGVPSAGGVASNLANATPATPLPATVQPPKSAATGVASRSESHGQQGIKPLPQVPVPAKPGGADVIQGRETPGASASSSAIWNTQDLQRLVEGGIARIVSQQIQSLPQQGQDGARWVLELPYLQGDEYRSLPMVIEREASRDDRADNESGWQVELGFELPELGLVEATLLVRGDKVSVSLWLERANTAQLAEAELPVLEAALQANDLEIGALICRKGKSPSEVHTGGISTLLDCHI